The Listeria welshimeri serovar 6b str. SLCC5334 genome has a window encoding:
- a CDS encoding polysaccharide deacetylase family protein translates to MKKRWIRISLVAILIIAVVFIGVKGFQRYQFSKSRNKVIMQMDRLMKDQSGSDFHRLDKKENGVEIISYIPKTTTKKDNITVQKEVNKAADLERKKLDNEKDEEGIIFYTFQKQKLAENVVSYKIEQHEYVKEGQTKLTLKSKKDVCQNIVTDAETGDLLTLGEVLLKSNDTKFNIKTAVEQELIKSGDIPLKDIGNLGEIKGITNWEETNFGLTDTDLILPINVPGYPKLKKVNLKLADIASYVNKKYIPAGVEIPSAQKAVSGKKIALTFDDGPSQTVTPKVLATLKRYNAKATFFVLGSRVLENPDLVKQELDEGHQVGSHSWDHPQLTKLSNKEVYDQILKTQKVVFDQTGYFPTTMRPPYGAINKEVAEEIGIPIVQWSVDTEDWKIKNPKAVTKKVMANASDGAIVLMHDIHPTTGDSLDKTLKLLKKQGYQFVTVNELYNEKLKIGKQYFDANDSRMVK, encoded by the coding sequence GTGAAGAAAAGGTGGATTAGAATTTCACTAGTCGCTATTCTCATTATTGCCGTGGTTTTTATTGGTGTGAAGGGATTTCAACGATACCAATTTTCAAAGTCGCGCAACAAGGTAATAATGCAGATGGACAGACTAATGAAGGATCAAAGTGGAAGTGACTTTCACCGTTTGGATAAGAAAGAGAATGGAGTAGAAATTATTTCTTATATTCCTAAAACTACTACGAAAAAAGACAACATTACTGTCCAGAAAGAAGTTAACAAAGCTGCTGATTTAGAAAGAAAGAAGCTTGATAATGAAAAGGATGAAGAAGGGATAATCTTTTATACTTTTCAAAAGCAGAAACTGGCAGAAAATGTTGTATCTTATAAAATTGAACAACATGAGTATGTAAAAGAAGGGCAAACCAAATTAACACTTAAAAGTAAAAAAGACGTTTGCCAAAACATTGTGACAGATGCAGAAACAGGGGATCTGCTGACACTTGGGGAGGTTCTACTAAAAAGCAACGATACGAAATTTAACATTAAAACCGCAGTAGAACAAGAACTAATAAAATCAGGGGATATTCCTTTAAAAGATATTGGGAATCTTGGGGAAATTAAAGGTATTACTAATTGGGAGGAAACTAATTTTGGGTTAACAGATACAGATTTAATTTTACCAATTAATGTACCAGGTTATCCAAAATTAAAGAAAGTAAATTTAAAACTGGCTGATATTGCGAGCTATGTAAACAAAAAATATATACCAGCTGGTGTAGAGATTCCATCAGCGCAAAAAGCAGTATCAGGTAAGAAAATTGCACTTACTTTTGACGATGGCCCGAGCCAGACAGTTACACCAAAAGTACTCGCTACACTGAAACGATACAACGCAAAGGCAACATTCTTTGTTCTTGGTTCACGAGTACTAGAAAATCCGGATTTGGTGAAACAAGAACTTGATGAAGGGCATCAAGTGGGAAGTCATTCATGGGATCATCCGCAATTAACGAAGCTTTCTAATAAAGAAGTGTATGACCAAATTTTAAAAACACAAAAAGTGGTTTTTGATCAAACTGGGTATTTTCCGACAACGATGCGTCCACCTTATGGCGCAATAAATAAAGAGGTTGCGGAAGAAATTGGTATTCCAATCGTGCAGTGGTCTGTGGACACAGAAGATTGGAAAATTAAAAATCCAAAAGCAGTTACAAAGAAAGTAATGGCGAACGCATCGGATGGAGCAATTGTACTTATGCATGATATTCACCCAACAACAGGAGATAGCCTAGATAAAACGCTGAAACTATTAAAAAAACAAGGCTATCAATTTGTAACTGTAAATGAACTATACAATGAAAAATTAAAAATTGGTAAACAATATTTCGATGCAAATGATTCCAGAATGGTAAAATGA
- a CDS encoding DUF4064 domain-containing protein, with amino-acid sequence MNRQAEFILIIVGASFSILTFFGATLYTLVFGINAMLMLDMPTTYGGGGEAIILWIFTFFSIIAVLFTLASAIFGFIGAFKIKNNGPKTKLFGVCFIVLGGLQVFTIHGILFLIAGILTVTKKEYQTNLKEGEGIKWD; translated from the coding sequence ATGAATAGACAAGCAGAATTTATTTTAATTATTGTTGGTGCATCTTTTAGCATTTTAACGTTTTTTGGAGCGACATTATATACATTGGTTTTTGGTATTAATGCAATGCTCATGTTGGATATGCCAACGACTTATGGTGGAGGAGGAGAAGCCATTATTTTATGGATATTTACTTTCTTTTCAATAATCGCCGTACTTTTTACTTTAGCCTCAGCAATTTTTGGTTTCATCGGAGCCTTTAAAATTAAAAATAACGGTCCTAAAACAAAACTATTCGGTGTGTGTTTTATTGTTTTAGGAGGATTACAAGTGTTCACTATTCATGGAATTTTATTTTTGATTGCCGGTATTTTAACGGTTACAAAAAAAGAATATCAGACAAATCTTAAAGAAGGCGAGGGGATAAAATGGGATTAG
- a CDS encoding VOC family protein has product MKIEHIALWTTDLEKMKDFYVKYFGVTANDLYENKTKGFTSYFLSFENGARLEIMSRTDVTGKNLGENLGWAHIAISTGTKEMVDELTEKLRKDGFKVAGETRTTGDGYYESVVLDPEGNRIEITC; this is encoded by the coding sequence ATGAAAATTGAACATATTGCTTTATGGACGACGGATTTGGAAAAAATGAAAGACTTTTATGTAAAATATTTTGGTGTAACAGCCAATGACTTATATGAAAACAAGACAAAAGGTTTTACATCTTATTTTTTATCATTTGAAAATGGAGCCAGACTTGAGATTATGAGTCGGACAGATGTAACTGGGAAAAATCTTGGAGAAAATTTAGGATGGGCGCATATTGCTATTTCAACTGGTACAAAAGAAATGGTTGACGAACTAACAGAAAAACTAAGAAAAGATGGTTTTAAAGTTGCTGGAGAAACGAGAACAACAGGGGATGGATATTACGAAAGTGTTGTGCTAGATCCAGAAGGAAATCGTATCGAAATAACTTGTTAA
- a CDS encoding NusG domain II-containing protein, which produces MRQYMKMVRPFDFIIIVLLILGSFLPLILFSVAEAKNAGDDVIAIISQDGEVIREIPLTGHKGNEQFTIKGKGTQYNLMEVDGERIRIKEDNSPDQVGVKMGWKSKAGDTIVCLPHKVFVEIKSTSKTSKDPDSDLIVPN; this is translated from the coding sequence ATGCGTCAATATATGAAAATGGTGCGCCCATTCGATTTTATTATTATTGTGTTATTGATTTTGGGTTCGTTTTTACCTTTAATATTATTTTCTGTCGCTGAAGCTAAGAATGCGGGCGATGATGTGATAGCTATTATTTCGCAGGACGGGGAAGTTATTCGGGAAATTCCGCTGACTGGCCACAAAGGAAATGAACAATTTACTATTAAAGGAAAAGGCACACAATATAATTTGATGGAAGTAGATGGCGAAAGAATTCGTATCAAAGAAGATAACAGCCCAGACCAAGTAGGCGTCAAAATGGGTTGGAAATCCAAAGCTGGTGACACCATTGTTTGTTTACCGCATAAAGTCTTCGTAGAAATTAAATCAACAAGCAAAACAAGCAAAGACCCTGATTCAGATTTAATTGTGCCAAATTAG
- a CDS encoding BglG family transcription antiterminator, whose product MGYFAYKRLETLYGMLLDAGSHLSAQKLSQELHISERTIRTDIAKLTEFLENHGATITLTRGAGYKIEILDPAAFQAFQNEKNKPKNADYFDLDNPEERVKYEIFLLLSSADYIKLEDLADTIYASRATISNDMKQVRKVIASYDLTLVSKPGSGVKIVGEEEKMRYTLTALIASKKAPESYLETFFEWHKQKDKLQKLMSAVTDYFFATNIRFTDEALQNLLLHMMILVERIELGHSLEQFELTDVSEEEIVIANKLATILESLFEITISSADKNYLLLQIASKRILNVEDKEISEFDDYAYIEGMLNRIESHYSYHLQDDLQLKKDLIAHIHSMLYRVKYHMTVKNPMTEHIKRYYPLAYEITLDAVESLKKDYPYDINQNELAYLALHIGASLERNYQISYYRHKSALIVCGSGFGTARIVEAKVKSAVSNLDITKVVSIQEYNRFIHIEEDIILSTVRIPEKNKPVIKISNIPTNEELKMLGAIIQEQTDSNRGFLSNFFTAEFFARSELTSKSAILKEMVSSLYKNDIVGTDFLGSVLEREKLGSTVLGTGIAIPHPLGLMAKETKIVIRILDKPIKWDQKQSVHAVFLLCISKHDYEEAINIYELLVELVREEYGEKLANLTNFREFTTLAKDILKKK is encoded by the coding sequence ATGGGATACTTCGCTTATAAACGTTTGGAAACATTATATGGCATGCTCCTTGATGCTGGTAGCCACTTATCAGCTCAGAAACTCAGCCAAGAATTACATATTTCAGAACGAACGATACGAACGGATATCGCGAAATTAACTGAATTTCTAGAGAATCACGGAGCGACCATAACGCTTACTCGAGGCGCGGGGTACAAAATAGAAATCCTTGACCCAGCTGCCTTTCAAGCTTTTCAAAATGAAAAGAACAAACCGAAAAATGCGGATTATTTTGATTTAGATAATCCAGAAGAACGCGTAAAATACGAGATTTTCTTGCTTTTATCAAGTGCGGATTATATTAAATTAGAAGATTTAGCAGATACTATTTATGCTAGCCGAGCAACTATTTCGAACGATATGAAACAAGTTCGAAAAGTCATTGCATCGTATGATTTAACGCTTGTTTCTAAGCCTGGTAGCGGTGTGAAAATCGTTGGGGAAGAAGAAAAAATGCGTTACACTTTAACAGCACTGATTGCTTCCAAAAAGGCGCCAGAATCGTATTTAGAAACATTTTTCGAATGGCATAAACAAAAAGATAAACTGCAAAAATTAATGTCAGCTGTGACAGATTATTTCTTTGCAACGAATATTCGCTTTACTGACGAAGCACTTCAAAACCTTTTACTACATATGATGATTCTTGTGGAACGAATTGAGCTAGGCCATTCATTAGAACAGTTTGAATTAACGGATGTCAGTGAAGAAGAAATCGTAATAGCCAATAAATTAGCTACTATTTTAGAGTCCCTTTTCGAAATAACCATTTCATCTGCTGATAAAAATTATTTGCTTCTTCAAATCGCCAGTAAGCGGATATTGAATGTAGAAGATAAAGAAATTAGCGAATTTGATGATTATGCTTATATTGAAGGGATGCTTAACCGAATTGAATCGCACTATTCCTATCATTTACAAGATGATTTACAACTCAAAAAGGACTTGATTGCACATATTCATTCGATGTTATATCGTGTGAAATATCATATGACAGTTAAAAATCCAATGACTGAACATATTAAACGTTATTATCCACTTGCATATGAAATCACACTAGATGCAGTAGAATCCTTAAAAAAAGATTACCCTTATGATATTAATCAAAATGAATTAGCCTATTTAGCCCTTCATATCGGAGCATCTCTTGAACGAAATTACCAAATTTCTTATTACCGGCATAAATCAGCTTTAATTGTTTGTGGATCAGGCTTTGGAACCGCGCGAATCGTCGAAGCAAAAGTGAAATCAGCTGTGAGCAATTTGGACATTACAAAAGTTGTCTCGATTCAAGAATATAACCGTTTTATCCATATTGAAGAAGATATTATCCTGTCTACTGTAAGAATTCCTGAAAAAAATAAGCCAGTCATCAAAATCAGCAATATTCCAACTAATGAAGAATTAAAAATGCTTGGAGCCATTATTCAAGAACAAACTGATTCTAACCGAGGTTTCCTTTCAAACTTCTTTACGGCTGAATTTTTTGCAAGAAGTGAATTAACTAGTAAATCAGCTATTCTGAAAGAAATGGTGAGCTCTTTGTATAAAAATGATATAGTTGGCACAGACTTCTTAGGTTCTGTACTGGAACGAGAAAAGCTAGGTTCAACGGTTCTAGGAACTGGAATAGCGATTCCTCATCCACTTGGTTTGATGGCAAAAGAAACTAAAATAGTTATTCGGATTTTAGATAAACCGATTAAATGGGACCAAAAACAATCTGTGCATGCTGTTTTTTTACTATGTATAAGTAAACATGATTATGAGGAAGCTATCAATATATATGAGTTGCTTGTAGAACTTGTCCGTGAAGAATACGGAGAAAAACTTGCCAATTTAACTAACTTTCGTGAATTTACTACTTTAGCAAAGGATATTTTAAAGAAAAAATGA
- a CDS encoding TMEM175 family protein, which produces MTKGRLEAFSDGVFAIIITIIVLGMTLPDTFTAASTQAFLWEIFIFIEGGLIIGQFWYSHSRLFDKVTTISASAVLFNILFLLILSLIPLFTRAIMKHPDMTAPIIGFVITILITSVIFQLLHHAAKGKDYGMDNWKFRISSFIFVISLGIISFFAPQISTVLFIIFPVAGWIIQLANRNH; this is translated from the coding sequence TTGACAAAAGGCAGATTGGAAGCTTTTAGCGATGGCGTTTTTGCTATTATAATCACTATCATTGTTTTAGGAATGACTTTACCTGATACATTTACAGCTGCAAGTACACAAGCTTTTTTATGGGAAATTTTTATATTTATAGAAGGCGGATTAATCATCGGACAATTTTGGTATTCTCATAGCAGACTATTCGATAAAGTAACAACTATTTCGGCTTCTGCTGTATTATTTAATATTCTATTTTTATTAATCCTATCACTTATTCCTCTATTTACAAGAGCTATTATGAAACATCCAGATATGACCGCACCAATTATTGGGTTTGTTATTACTATTTTGATTACTTCCGTGATTTTCCAACTACTACATCACGCGGCAAAAGGAAAAGATTACGGTATGGATAATTGGAAATTTCGAATTTCAAGCTTTATTTTTGTCATTTCACTTGGTATTATTAGCTTTTTTGCACCACAAATATCGACGGTTTTATTCATCATTTTTCCCGTAGCAGGTTGGATTATTCAACTCGCAAACCGGAACCATTAA
- a CDS encoding ZIP family metal transporter, with protein sequence MLNYLSSLNPVLLALLAGIFTWACTAAGASLVFFFKNLNKKWGNIMLGFAAGVMLAASFWSLLAPAIEMSKDLGKFSFVPALVGFLLGGIFLRVIDRIIPHLHFGFPEQAKEGPKTSLRKSILLVLSITIHNIPEGAAVGVAFGAVITGDTETLITAIVLALGIGIQNFPEGAAVSIPLRGEGLSRRKSFWYGQLSAVVEPVFAVIGAVLVVFVTPILPFALAFAAGAMIFVIVEELIPESQVEGSTDLATAATMAGFAVMMVLDVALG encoded by the coding sequence TTGTTAAACTACTTATCTTCACTAAACCCGGTATTACTAGCGCTTCTTGCCGGGATTTTCACATGGGCTTGTACAGCAGCCGGCGCATCACTTGTATTTTTCTTTAAAAATTTAAATAAAAAATGGGGCAATATCATGCTTGGTTTCGCTGCTGGTGTTATGTTAGCTGCGAGTTTTTGGTCCCTTCTTGCACCTGCGATAGAAATGAGTAAGGATTTAGGGAAATTTTCTTTTGTTCCTGCTTTAGTTGGTTTTTTACTAGGGGGAATATTTTTACGGGTGATTGACCGAATTATTCCCCATTTACATTTTGGATTTCCTGAGCAAGCAAAAGAAGGGCCGAAAACTTCCCTTCGAAAAAGTATTTTATTAGTTTTATCTATTACTATTCATAACATTCCAGAAGGAGCAGCTGTTGGGGTTGCATTTGGAGCAGTAATAACGGGAGACACAGAAACACTTATAACTGCTATTGTGCTGGCTTTAGGTATTGGTATTCAAAATTTTCCAGAAGGAGCAGCTGTTTCCATTCCCTTGCGCGGAGAAGGACTTTCTAGACGGAAAAGTTTTTGGTACGGTCAATTATCTGCGGTTGTAGAACCTGTTTTTGCAGTTATTGGAGCAGTATTAGTCGTTTTTGTCACGCCAATATTGCCTTTTGCATTAGCTTTTGCTGCAGGAGCGATGATTTTTGTAATAGTGGAAGAATTAATTCCAGAATCACAAGTGGAAGGATCAACAGATTTAGCAACTGCGGCAACTATGGCTGGTTTTGCAGTGATGATGGTTTTAGACGTAGCATTAGGATAA
- a CDS encoding helix-turn-helix transcriptional regulator, with amino-acid sequence MKVINKVKEIRTEKGISQTDLALTLEVSRQTIHAIEKGKYNPSLELSLKMAQYFHLTIEEIFKLEEN; translated from the coding sequence ATGAAAGTAATAAATAAAGTGAAAGAAATACGGACAGAAAAAGGTATTTCACAGACTGATTTAGCCTTAACTTTAGAAGTTTCGAGACAAACTATTCATGCTATTGAAAAAGGAAAATATAATCCAAGCCTGGAGTTAAGCCTAAAGATGGCGCAATATTTTCATTTAACAATTGAAGAGATTTTCAAACTGGAGGAGAACTAA
- a CDS encoding inorganic phosphate transporter, with protein MDTVILITVIIVIMGLAFDFINGFHDIANAVATSISTRALKPRVAIGIAAVMNFLGAISFTGVAESLTKSIVDPFSLGNGEFVVLCGLIAAVIWNLMTWLVGMPSSSSHALIGAIAGASIASAGSFSVLNWSGFTVIIIALIISPIIGFTVGYFIYSLFKKLFHDKKLGKMNRRFRFIQIGTAAVQAYSHGTNDAQKTMGIITLALVASGLLKESAGIPFWVQVSCAASMAIGSSVGGYRIIKTVGTKIMKITPVTGVASDLSSLSVIMTATLIHLPVSTTQVIDSSIMGVGTANHKKEVNWRTGKNMVVTWFITLPLAGLLAAVVYWISAAIFL; from the coding sequence ATGGATACGGTTATATTAATCACGGTTATCATTGTGATAATGGGGTTAGCATTTGATTTTATTAATGGTTTTCATGATATTGCCAATGCTGTTGCTACTAGTATTTCAACAAGGGCATTAAAACCGCGAGTAGCAATTGGGATTGCGGCAGTCATGAATTTTTTAGGAGCTATATCTTTTACAGGGGTAGCAGAATCACTTACAAAAAGTATTGTCGATCCATTTTCACTTGGTAATGGTGAATTTGTTGTGTTATGTGGCTTAATTGCAGCAGTGATTTGGAATTTGATGACTTGGCTTGTTGGAATGCCAAGTAGTTCCTCGCATGCGCTGATTGGTGCGATAGCCGGGGCTTCCATTGCGTCAGCTGGCAGTTTTAGCGTACTTAACTGGTCGGGTTTTACGGTAATTATTATTGCACTTATTATTTCGCCTATTATTGGTTTTACAGTGGGTTACTTCATATATTCTCTGTTTAAAAAACTTTTTCATGATAAAAAACTGGGGAAAATGAACCGTCGTTTTCGCTTTATTCAAATCGGGACAGCTGCAGTGCAAGCTTATTCTCATGGAACAAATGATGCACAAAAGACGATGGGGATTATCACATTAGCTCTAGTAGCTAGCGGGCTTTTAAAAGAATCAGCTGGAATTCCTTTTTGGGTTCAAGTAAGTTGCGCGGCTTCAATGGCCATTGGATCATCTGTCGGTGGTTATCGAATTATTAAAACAGTAGGCACAAAAATCATGAAAATCACACCAGTAACAGGTGTTGCCTCAGATTTAAGTTCACTTTCAGTAATTATGACAGCCACACTGATTCATTTGCCGGTCAGCACAACACAAGTAATTGATAGCTCTATTATGGGTGTTGGAACTGCTAATCATAAAAAAGAAGTCAATTGGCGCACAGGGAAAAATATGGTGGTCACATGGTTTATCACTTTGCCACTAGCTGGACTTTTGGCAGCAGTGGTATACTGGATATCAGCAGCTATTTTCTTATAA
- the mngB gene encoding mannosylglycerate hydrolase gives MAKTKVHVIPHSHWDREWYFTSSRSTIYLVKHLKEVIETLEAKEDYHFYLMDAQSSLIEDYLRYCPEDKTRLEKLITDKRLITGPWYTQTDQLVISQESIVRNLLYGTRIAYEMGHSMAVGYVPDAFGQGGNMPQIYKEFGISKFLFWRGVADNRLKQTEFIWRGDDGTEMLAEQIPFGYYYGANIPENEAELKKYLDEQIGALEKKALTPNVYFPNGLDQAPVRKNLPELVAKFNELDSTREYQIASPETFFADLEQDVMDLPVIAGELTEGKHSRLHKSIFSTRADLKQANNEIENFLSNVLEPVLSVSYSLGNRYPHNELAEIWKLMFENAAHDSIGGCNSDTTNRDVKHRYKLASDLATNLLDLNMRLISEKIEQKQAFQFTIFNPLPYEKSGVIKMSAYIPDDNFTMEDTQGNTLPYTILEQTDLTEYVLNQHIDLNPSKAVYLPKKVFLATMLVEVNNLPALGYDTVYFNLEKETAEQEPKQSTASKIENEFYEIQLADNNSLTIHDKKANRTYTDQMVFVENGDDGDSYNYSPPRKDLVITSKEAVVDSMDSSVSSVNQTLTISFKLNVPYNLEERANREKRKEMTIKTIISLRKNEELIRFDVQIANKVLSHRLCVTFATEIASKFSTADQLFAPIKRPVRLPEMDVWEAEEWQEAPISIEAMQSFVSLHDEVHGVAVMTEGVREYEIIGDNYDTISLTLFRTFSHMGKTDLLYRPGRASGESIVATPDAQLLGEINATFALTLFESSFDEANIAKKAKEYLSNPPVYQMSDFLNGRLIYVYRDEEKTLDATYSLKLPMLDGAIVSAVKKAEDSEAFITRFFNPYLQKEIAIPEIFQGKECHLDENKSNEKQTTLKHAKVQTYLFEK, from the coding sequence ATGGCTAAAACGAAAGTACATGTAATTCCGCATTCACATTGGGATAGAGAATGGTATTTCACTTCAAGCCGTTCGACAATCTATTTAGTGAAGCATTTAAAAGAAGTAATTGAAACTTTAGAAGCGAAAGAAGATTACCATTTTTACTTAATGGATGCTCAAAGTTCTTTAATAGAAGATTATTTGCGCTACTGCCCGGAAGATAAAACTAGATTAGAAAAACTTATTACTGATAAACGACTTATTACAGGACCTTGGTATACACAAACGGACCAATTAGTCATTTCACAAGAGTCGATTGTTCGAAACTTACTATATGGGACGAGGATTGCATATGAAATGGGGCATAGCATGGCTGTAGGTTATGTCCCGGATGCATTCGGGCAAGGCGGAAATATGCCGCAAATTTATAAAGAATTTGGGATTTCGAAGTTTCTATTTTGGCGTGGAGTTGCCGATAATCGCTTGAAACAAACGGAATTTATCTGGCGTGGCGATGACGGGACAGAAATGCTGGCTGAACAAATCCCGTTCGGCTACTACTATGGAGCCAATATTCCAGAAAATGAAGCAGAACTAAAAAAATACTTGGATGAACAAATTGGTGCTTTAGAAAAGAAAGCTTTGACGCCAAATGTCTATTTTCCAAATGGGTTAGACCAAGCGCCAGTTAGAAAAAATTTACCAGAATTGGTTGCGAAATTTAATGAATTAGATAGCACGCGTGAATACCAAATTGCTTCACCAGAAACATTTTTCGCTGATTTAGAACAAGATGTGATGGATTTACCGGTAATTGCTGGTGAATTGACAGAAGGAAAACATAGTCGCTTGCATAAATCGATTTTTTCCACACGAGCTGATTTAAAACAAGCAAACAATGAAATTGAAAACTTTTTGAGCAATGTGTTAGAGCCAGTTCTTTCTGTAAGCTATTCACTTGGAAATCGCTATCCGCATAACGAACTCGCAGAAATTTGGAAGTTAATGTTTGAAAATGCTGCGCACGATAGCATTGGTGGCTGTAATAGTGATACTACTAATCGCGACGTCAAACATCGGTATAAATTGGCATCTGATTTAGCAACCAATTTACTCGATTTAAACATGCGCCTTATTAGTGAAAAAATCGAACAAAAACAAGCGTTCCAATTTACCATTTTCAACCCACTTCCATACGAAAAAAGTGGCGTTATCAAAATGTCTGCTTATATTCCAGATGACAATTTCACGATGGAAGATACGCAAGGAAACACTCTTCCATATACTATTTTGGAGCAAACGGACTTAACAGAATATGTCTTAAACCAACATATCGATCTCAACCCAAGTAAAGCCGTTTATTTACCCAAAAAAGTCTTTTTAGCAACGATGCTTGTAGAAGTAAACAACCTCCCAGCGCTTGGATACGACACGGTTTACTTTAATTTGGAAAAAGAAACTGCTGAGCAAGAACCAAAACAATCTACGGCTTCAAAAATCGAAAATGAATTTTATGAAATCCAGTTAGCGGACAACAACTCACTAACTATTCATGACAAAAAAGCGAATAGAACTTATACAGATCAAATGGTTTTTGTTGAAAATGGAGACGATGGCGATTCCTACAACTATTCTCCGCCTCGTAAAGACCTAGTAATTACATCTAAAGAAGCGGTAGTAGATAGTATGGATTCGAGTGTATCTAGCGTCAACCAAACATTAACTATTTCCTTCAAGTTAAATGTGCCGTATAATTTAGAAGAACGTGCTAATCGTGAAAAAAGAAAAGAAATGACTATCAAAACGATAATTTCTTTACGAAAAAACGAAGAACTTATTCGCTTTGATGTTCAAATCGCTAACAAAGTATTGAGTCATCGTTTATGTGTCACTTTCGCCACCGAAATTGCTAGCAAATTCTCGACAGCCGACCAATTATTCGCGCCAATTAAACGTCCTGTTCGACTTCCAGAAATGGATGTATGGGAAGCGGAAGAATGGCAAGAAGCACCAATTTCAATTGAAGCAATGCAGAGTTTTGTCAGTTTACACGATGAAGTGCACGGGGTTGCTGTTATGACAGAAGGCGTGCGCGAATATGAAATCATTGGTGACAATTATGATACGATTTCGCTAACCTTATTCCGTACATTTAGCCATATGGGTAAAACAGATTTACTGTATCGTCCTGGTCGTGCTTCCGGTGAGTCAATTGTTGCGACACCTGATGCGCAACTACTTGGCGAAATAAATGCGACATTCGCGCTCACTTTATTCGAAAGTTCTTTTGACGAAGCGAATATAGCAAAAAAAGCAAAAGAATACCTATCCAATCCACCTGTTTATCAAATGTCTGATTTTCTTAACGGCCGGTTGATTTATGTTTATCGCGACGAAGAAAAAACATTAGATGCAACTTATAGCTTAAAACTTCCAATGTTAGATGGGGCGATTGTTAGTGCAGTGAAAAAAGCTGAAGATAGTGAGGCGTTTATTACCCGCTTTTTCAATCCATACTTACAAAAAGAAATTGCTATTCCAGAAATTTTCCAAGGCAAAGAATGTCACTTGGACGAAAATAAATCAAATGAGAAACAAACCACATTAAAACATGCAAAAGTCCAAACTTATTTATTTGAAAAATAA
- a CDS encoding DUF1149 family protein, producing MDIVTNKIVVEKYNFETILEEDKQFENKIELEVHEVEPVNGNVELMAKGKIFKITIPFLLVLENFRIDGRISRIIQLKDFFGQFSDLEVVDVEGLSNPLIDYIKRLTYEVTEIAFDEPGVSLDFNANHNG from the coding sequence GTGGATATCGTAACGAATAAAATCGTCGTAGAAAAATACAACTTTGAAACAATTTTGGAAGAAGACAAGCAGTTTGAAAACAAAATTGAATTAGAAGTCCATGAAGTCGAGCCAGTCAATGGAAATGTAGAGCTAATGGCAAAAGGTAAAATTTTTAAAATAACGATTCCTTTTTTATTAGTTCTTGAAAATTTTCGAATTGATGGTAGAATAAGCCGTATTATACAATTAAAAGATTTTTTTGGTCAATTTTCAGACTTAGAAGTGGTGGATGTGGAAGGATTATCCAATCCATTAATTGATTATATCAAGCGTTTAACTTATGAAGTAACCGAAATTGCGTTTGATGAGCCAGGGGTTAGTTTAGATTTTAACGCTAATCATAATGGCTAG